AGCTTGTCGCCGTTCATGTTCTTACATCCCGCCAGAACACCCGCTATCAGAGTAATCAGCAATACTGCTTTAACATTCTTCATAATTATCTTCCGTTGACTAATCATAATCAAAACAAACCAATGATTTATAAAGTAAATCTTAAAGAGATTAACAGCGGAATAGACTGATGCAATATATGAGGGAGATTCGAATTCGGAGTTGCACAACTGTGGTATTACACGTAGAACACGCCCCGGCTGTTAATCAGGCCGGAGCGTCACTTAGGATATTATGTCAATGAACTTACGCTAATGTACTAATGCGCGCTAACTGCTCGAAATAGTCCGGGAAGGTTTTTGCGGTACATTTCGGATCAAGGATAGTGACCTGCGTGTCTGACAACGCCACCAGTGAGAAGCACATCGCCATGCGGTGATCGTTATATGTTCCGATTTCGGCAATTTGTAGCTGGGCTGGCGGAGTCACAGTGATGTAATCCTCCCCCTCCTCCACTACGGCTCCCACTTTACGCAGTTCAGTCGCCATCGCGCTCAGTCGGTCAGTCTCTTTTACACGCCAGTTATAAATATTACGCAGCGTGGTGGTGCCTTTGGCAAATAAGGCAGCAGTAGCGATAGTCATTGCCGCATCAGGGATATGGTTCATGTCCATATCGATAGCATTGAGTTCGCCACGTTCGCAGGAGATGAAATCATCGCCCCAGGTCACTTTAGCGCCCATTTTTTCCAGTACATCGGCAAAGCGAATGTCGCCCTGGACACTATTGCGACCGATACCCGTTACTTTTACCGTACCGCCTTTAATAGCACCTGCAGCCAGGAAATAAGAAGCCGAAGAGGCATCACCTTCTACCAAATAAGCGCCAGGGGAGACATACCGCTGGCTACCACGAATGACAAAACTACGGTAGTCGCGGTTTTCCACATCCACACCGAAGGTTTTCATCAGATGTAAAGTAATGTCGATATACGGTTTTGATACCAGATCACCTTTGATAGTGATTTCAGTGTCGTTTTTCGCCAACGGTGCCGTCATTAAAAGCGCCGTCAAGAACTGGCTGGAAACGCTGCCATCGACAGCGACCTGGCCACCGCTAAAACCGCCGCGTAAACGCAACGGTGGATAATTTT
The nucleotide sequence above comes from Buttiauxella selenatireducens. Encoded proteins:
- the aroA gene encoding 3-phosphoshikimate 1-carboxyvinyltransferase translates to MESLTLQPIALVDGTINLPGSKSVSNRALLLAALAHGTTELTNLLDSDDVRHMLNALKALGVSYTLSADRTRCEVTGMGGPLHATGELELFLGNAGTAMRPLAAALCLGSNNIVLTGEPRMKERPIGHLVDALRQGGAQIDYLEQENYPPLRLRGGFSGGQVAVDGSVSSQFLTALLMTAPLAKNDTEITIKGDLVSKPYIDITLHLMKTFGVDVENRDYRSFVIRGSQRYVSPGAYLVEGDASSASYFLAAGAIKGGTVKVTGIGRNSVQGDIRFADVLEKMGAKVTWGDDFISCERGELNAIDMDMNHIPDAAMTIATAALFAKGTTTLRNIYNWRVKETDRLSAMATELRKVGAVVEEGEDYITVTPPAQLQIAEIGTYNDHRMAMCFSLVALSDTQVTILDPKCTAKTFPDYFEQLARISTLA